TGGTGGGATTCGCCAGCCAGACCAGCATCCACCCGCCACGCTTCCTCGTCGGCCTGTCGCGGCGCAACCGCACGTACCGCGTCGCCCAAGGCGCGACACATCTGGCCGTCCATCTGCTCGGTCGAGAAGCCGCTGACCTCGCGGCGCTCTTCGGGGGCCAGACCGGTGACCGAGTGAATAAGTTTGATCAATGCGAGTGGCACGAGGGTCCCGCCGGGATGCCCATACTCGACGGGGCCGCCGCCTGGTTCGTCGGCGAGATCCGTGACCGCTTCGACCTCGGGGATCACGTCGGCCATCTGTTGCAACCGACTGCCGGCACGGCGCCGGACGGCCTGCAGAATTGGCTCAGCTTCGCCGATGTCCGCGACCTCGAACCGGGTCATGACGCGTGAGCCGCCCCGACGACCCGCACGTCGAGATCCTCACCGACAGCACCGGACTGCGCGAGTTCTATCGAGACGCACCCTTCGGGGTTCGAGCCAACATGATCTTCAGCGCCGACGGCGCCGCGGCGTTCGCCGGGAGAGCGGGGCCGCTCTCCTGCCCTGCGGACCAACGACTGCTGGTTGAGCTGCGTGGATACGCCGACGTCGTGCTCGTCGGAGCGGGCACCGCGCGGGCCGAGGGGTACGGACCCGCGCGACTCTCCGAACAGCAACGGGCCGAACGTGCCGCCGAGGGCAGGTCGCCGCTGCCCCGCATCGCCGTGGTGAGCCGCACCGGGCGACTTCCAGAGTCGCTGTTCACCGATCCCAGGCAGCGTCCAATCCTCATCACCAGCGCACATGCCGCGAGGCGGTACGGCCTGCGCCCCGACTCGCGCCACGAGGTCGTCCTGGCCGGCGACGAGTCCGTCGATCTGAGGGCCGCCGTCGAGACGTTGACCGACGCAGGCATGGGGCGAATCCTGTGCGAAGGCGGCCCGACTCTGCTGAACGACATGGTCACGGCGGGCCTACTGAAGGAGCTGTGCGTGACGACGGCCCCGAAACTGGCTGGAACTCAGCCGGTGGGTGCCGCCACGATCAGCACGCTCCTCACTCCCGGGGCGCTTTCATTGCGCCACGTCCTGGTGCATGAGCAGTTCCTGTTCAGCAGGTACGCCCTAGCCGGCTGAGACCTGGGGCCAATCTCCCTGCGGAAGAACACCTTCGGGGGAATGCAGGTGCCAAATTTTCTACAGAACACCTTTGGCACTCTCGACTGTCGAGTGCTAATCTGGCTCTCGCACAGTGATTGAGTCGCCCGCCAGGGTGGCGGGCTTTCATGTCGAGGAGGTGGATTGCTGTGCTTCGTTTCGATCCGTTCAGTGACCTTGATTCGGTTGCCCGGGGACTGCTGACGAACCAGGCCGGATCAAGTCGCGCACCCCGTTTCATGCCCATGGACCTGTACAAGGTCGACGACCACTATGTCCTCACCGCCGACCTCCCGGGCGTCGATCCCGGATCGGTCGACGTCGGCGTCGACAACGGGACCATGACCATCACGGCACATCGGACCGCCCGTTCCGAGGAGTCCGTCCAGTGGCTGTCCAACGAACGGTTCTCCGGAACCTACCGGCGCCAGTTGTCACTGGGTGAAGGTGTCGATGCCGAAAAGATCACCGCCACGTACGAGAACGGCGTGCTGACGATCACGATCCCGCTGGCCGAGCGCGCCAAGTCGAGGCGCATTGAAGTCACCCATGCGGCGCAGGCCCGCTCGATCGAACCGACGACAGTCGACGCCGACAACTAGAGCGGCGCGGGGAGGTGGCCACGGTCCACTGGATTCGTGGCCACCTCCGCCGCAACCCGCGAGTGATGACTCTCCCCAGGCCTCGATCCGTGCACCCGAATCCGTGCGCTCAGCTCCCCAACATGAGTTTGCAG
The DNA window shown above is from Mycolicibacterium confluentis and carries:
- a CDS encoding Hsp20/alpha crystallin family protein, translated to MLRFDPFSDLDSVARGLLTNQAGSSRAPRFMPMDLYKVDDHYVLTADLPGVDPGSVDVGVDNGTMTITAHRTARSEESVQWLSNERFSGTYRRQLSLGEGVDAEKITATYENGVLTITIPLAERAKSRRIEVTHAAQARSIEPTTVDADN
- a CDS encoding flavin reductase family protein; this encodes MQEESESEPFEKIVSALDYPVFVVTTTSGDGPSGCLVGFASQTSIHPPRFLVGLSRRNRTYRVAQGATHLAVHLLGREAADLAALFGGQTGDRVNKFDQCEWHEGPAGMPILDGAAAWFVGEIRDRFDLGDHVGHLLQPTAGTAPDGLQNWLSFADVRDLEPGHDA
- a CDS encoding pyrimidine reductase family protein, with protein sequence MSRPDDPHVEILTDSTGLREFYRDAPFGVRANMIFSADGAAAFAGRAGPLSCPADQRLLVELRGYADVVLVGAGTARAEGYGPARLSEQQRAERAAEGRSPLPRIAVVSRTGRLPESLFTDPRQRPILITSAHAARRYGLRPDSRHEVVLAGDESVDLRAAVETLTDAGMGRILCEGGPTLLNDMVTAGLLKELCVTTAPKLAGTQPVGAATISTLLTPGALSLRHVLVHEQFLFSRYALAG